One window from the genome of Oncorhynchus gorbuscha isolate QuinsamMale2020 ecotype Even-year linkage group LG14, OgorEven_v1.0, whole genome shotgun sequence encodes:
- the LOC123995836 gene encoding parathyroid hormone-related protein-like: MLWSRRIVQQWCFSVFLLCSPVPHYGRPIDGLANRMKRSVTHAQLMHDKGRTLQDFKRRMWLQELLEEVHTAEIRELPARPVVSSGLGLGLPGAGVGVSLGLGTTGGTLHPHPKPPGGTKNLPINFHMEEEGTNLPQETNKSQTYKDKDGARRAKEGKKKKGRNGK; this comes from the exons ATGTTGTGGTCGAGGAGAATCGTTCAGCAGTGGTGCTTCTCTGTGTTCTTACTGTGTTCCCCTGTTCCTCACTACGGACGGCCAATCGATGGGCTCGCCAACAGGAT gAAGCGCTCGGTGACCCACGCCCAGCTGATGCACGATAAGGGCCGGACGCTGCAGGATTTCAAGCGTCGCATGTGGCTCCAAGAGCTGCTGGAGGAGGTCCATACGGCTGAGATCAGGGAGCTGCCCGCCCGCCCGGTGGTCAGCAgcggactggggctgggactacCGGGTGCCGGGGTAGGGGTCAGCCTGGGATTGGGCACTACTGGGGGTACCCTGCACCCCCACCCCAAACCTCCAGGGGGCACCAAAAACCTTCCCATTAACTTCcatatggaggaggagggaaccaACCTGCCGCAGGAGACCAACAAGTCCCAAACATACAAAGACAAAGACGGGGCGCGGAGGGCCAAGGAAGGGAAGAAAAAGAAAGGGAGGaatgggaag